The genomic window CGGACTGGCAGGGACAATCGGGCCACAACTTGCAGCCAGAATAAAAACTGCAAGCGGTGGATATGACCTGGCGTTTTTTACTGTAGCAGTTATGAGCGCGGTAGGCTTTATTGTGGTATTGTTTTTAAAGGCTAAAAAAAATGCAACTAAAATAAAGCCGATTCAATGTTAAGAGGGGTGAATTATGAAAAGCATTACTTTAAAAATCGATGGATACGTAATTGAAGCAAAAGAAGGGCAGAACTTGTTACAGGCTGCATTGGACGCGGGCATATACATTCCGCACCTTTGTTATCATCCGGATTTGACGCCGGCCGGCAATTGCAAGTTGTGTGCTGTAGAAATTGAAGGCCATGATGGCATTGTTCAGGCATGCGAAACCGTTGTCGAAGACGGCATGGTAGTAAATACAAAGACAGAAGCGGTAAAGAAACTTCGCAACATGGCGTTGGAACTGCTGCTGGCAAGTCATCCCAAAGATTGTACATCTTGCAACAAGTATCTTAATTGCGAATTGCAGGCCTTAATGCAATATATGGGCGTTGCCCATTCCAGGCTTCGCGAAATTCAAAAGGAAAATACAGGTATTGCCAAATCAGATAATTTGATAAAGCGCGAGATGCAGCGCTGCATCCAGTGCGGGCGTTGTGTCCGTGCTTGTGAGGAACTTCGCGGCGTTGGAGTCCTAACTTTCAATAAGAAAAATGGAGAAACTTATATTTATACAAAAGATGATAAACCATTGAAAGAGACGGATTGCAGGTTCTGCGGAGCATGCGTGGAGGTATGCCCTACGGGAGCCATCCAGGATGTGGAGGGTGTTTTTTCTAAAAATGTTCCAAGAAATATGGCGTTGGTGCCGTGCAAGAATAATTGTCCCGCGCATACAGATATACCTATGTATATCAGGCTTGTGTCGCAGGGTAGATACAGCGATGCGGTTTCGGTCATAAGGGAAAAATTGACATTCCCTCATTCTCTGGGATACATCTGCACGCATGCTTGTGAATCGGGTTGCAAGAGAATGCATCTGAATGAACCTATAGCAATAAGAGAAATAAAGCGTTTTGCTGTGGAAAATGACGAGGCTCAGGCATGGAGAAAAAAGGTTGTCAAAAATAAACCTAACGGGAAAAAAAGTGGCTATTATTGGAGGCGGCCCCGCAGGAATGACAGCAGCATACTATTTGGCAAAAAAGGGTTATGAAACTGAAGTATATGAGCGGCGCGCCCGTGCCGGAGGCATGCTTTCTTATGGTATTCCGAAATACAGATTGCCTCAATATATTGTTGACAATGAAATAGAAATCTTGAAGGAAATAGGCGGAATAAAAGTCTACACTAATTCCAATATAAAATCTGTTGATGACCTAAAGGGAAAAAATTATGATGCCATACTGATAGCTATCGGCGCAACGAGAGGCAAAAGACCTCCGGCATACAACAAGCAATGGAAAAACGCTCTGGATGCGGTGGATTTTTGTAAAATGGCGTGTGAAGGTTTGACTCCGAAATTGGGAGACACTGTAACGGTTTACGGAGGCGGGAATGTTGGATTCGACTGCGCAAGGACAGCAAAAAAAATGGGCGTTGGCACAGTCCGAATCGTGTGCATGGAAGCTCGCGATAAAATGCTGGCAGATCCTGAAGAAATTAATAGTGCTTTGGAAGAGAACATTGAGATACTCACCAGCAGAGTCATTACAAATATTGAGGAGTCGGGAGATGCTGTCAAATCGCTGTCTCTTTCAAGTATAAAGAGTTTTAAATTCACTGAAAACGGACTGGAGCTCGATATGGAAGAAAATTCAGCAATGACGCTGACCACGGATACACTGATATTCGCAACCGGCCAGCAGCCGGAACTGGATGATTCATTTGGAATTGAGCTGGTGAAAAGCAGTTTTGCAAAAGTCGACGGCATGATGAAAACAAACAGGGAAGGGGTCTTTGCTGCCGGCGATGTAATCTACGGGACCAAATCTGTTGTGGACGCCATAGCATCCGGGAGACAGGCCGCAATTAACATAGACAAATATCTCGGCGGCGATGGGAACATTGAAGAAACGCTTTTTGAAAGGGAAAAATTAAACCCGCGCATAGGCACGATTGATGGCTTTTCGAAGCTTGCAAGAATTGATCATTTTAAAAATGCATGCGATGCAAATGCAGAATCTATTCGTTGCCTTCAATGCGATCTGAGGCTGGATATTCAAAAGGTCAAATATTGGGTAGATGCACACTTTAAGTCGGTAAAGGGGGTGATAAAATGACCTGTAAGGCAAACAGTGCAGTTTTGCCAAAATGGCAGGAGTCAGATGCCAATGCCTGTGTAGTAGATTATTGCAAGAATCTTATGGATACCGCAAGGAAAGAGTCATGCGGGAAATGCGTTCTCTGCAGGGAAGGCACGTGGCAGGTTTATGAGATAATTAAAGACATAACGGAAGGCAACGGTCAAAGCGAAGACTTTGAATTATTGCTTGAAATCCTCGAACAAATGGACAAAAATGCAAAATGTGAAATGTCAAGGACGGCAGCTTCCATTTGCATTGATTTGATGAAAGCACATGAAGAAGAGTGGGATAAGCATATCCGCCGAAAAAGATGTTCAAACCTTGTATGTAAAGGCACTTATACCGTTTATGTGGATCCACAGTTGTGCGATGGATGTGGAAAATGCCTGGAGAGCTGTCCACATGGGGCGATTGCCGGCAAAGCAGGCATGATTCATGTTATTAATCCCAATATGTGCAGCAAGTCGATGATTTGCATGTCTGTTTGCCCCAAAGGTGCGATAAAGAAGGCCGGCGCAGTTAAACCAAAACTTCCGAGTGAACCCGTACCGGTAGGCAGTTTCGATCAGCCGTCCGCAGGCCAGGAAGGTGAAACAATGATGCGGCGGCGCAGAAGGCGATAGTAAAAGTTGATTAAGCCAATAATTTCAAAATTAAAAGGAAGGAGAGTCTTTTATGAGTATAAAGTTGGAAGCCGATGTCATCGTAATAGGCGGTGGGGCATCGGGCATCACAGCAGCGGTGGCGGCGGCTGAAAAGGGTGTTGGAGTCATTGTATTGGAAAAAGGAAGCACCACCGGCGGAGCAGCCAATATGGGGATGGGCCTTTTTGCCGTAGAATCAAAATACCAAAAAGCACAGTTGATCGATTTTACAAAGGAAGATGCGTTCAACCTCTTGATGAATTATACCCATTGGAGGGTTGACGCCCGCCTGGTAAGAAGATATATCGAACAATCCAGCAATACCATTGAATGGCTGGAATCCATAGGTGTCGAATTTCTGGGCGCATACAAATACTTTGAAAAGTCAACCCAGACATGGCATATCGTGAAAACAAGAGGAAGCAATGCTCCGGCTGAAAGGGCAGCCTCCAACATGTTCCGGGCTTTAACTGAAAGAGCGGAAGAACTTGGCGTTAAAATTATGTATAACACCAGAGCAACCAAGATTTTAAAAGAGAACGGTTATGTGACGGGCGTTGAATTAATTACTGCTGACGGCGAAAAGGTTACCGCTGAATGCAATGCCGTTATCGTAGCAACAGGCGGATTTGGAGACAACCCGAAGATGCTCAATGAGCTGCTTGGATATGAATGGGGCAAGGATCTCCACTCATTCAGAATACCGGGCGTGCAGGGCGAAGGATTGAAAATGCTCTGGGAAGCTGGCGCTGCCAGAACACAGCCAACTATGGAATTGACGTACACGACGCCGGGCGTGACCGATATATACAAAACAATAAGCGAGACGATGCGTCAACCCAATCTTATGGTGAATCTTGACGGAAAGCGCTTCATAAATGAAGAAATCATGAACAATACGGTTTATACGGGCAACGCAATTTCACTGCAGCGCGAGAGGATGGCCTTTACCATCATTGACGACAGCATACTGGATACATACAGAAAAAATGGCCTGGATTACGTGACTGTCCATCACAATATTAAAACAATAGAAAACTGGGACAAGGAGCTTCATAATTACTTTAGCGGTGAAGGCTCCGACAGTGCCGGCCTTAGCGAACTTCACAGCGAAGCACAAAAAAAGCAGGTGAATGTTTTTGTTGCGGACACACTGGAAGAATTATGCGAGAAAACAGGGATAAATCTTGAAAATCTCAAGGAAACCATCGATGAGTACAATCGCATGTGTTCAACTTCAGACGAGATGTTCTTTAAAAAGCACAAATACATGAAGCCTCTGAAAGGCGGGAAATATTATGCTGCAAGACATTTTCCTGCAGGCTACGGCAGCCTTGGCGGCGTAAAAACTAATGATAAAATGGAGGTCCTTAATACTTCAGGCATAAAAATACCCGGACTGTATGCCTGCGGCATGGATGCATGCAATATCTATGGCGACAGTTACTGCTTCTACATGCCGGGAAATACGATGGGTTTTGCTGTCAACAGCGGAAGAATGGCCGGCTACAATGCGGTAGATTATATAAATTCTGAAGAATTTATGTAAAATAAAAAAACATGAGGAGGGTCATCATGTTTGAAAACAGGAAATTTGCAGGTTACAGCATAGCTTTCATGTTTGTTGGACTGCTGTACAACTTCTTTTATTCGGGTCTTCAAAATGACCACCTGAACATCCTGACACCTTTTTTGCAATCAAATTATGGATGGGATGACCTCAAGATTACAAATCCGGTGACAGTAGGGGCTTTGGTGACGATTATACTGTACCTGGTCATAGGTTCACTGTTTGTCAAATACGGCGTCAAAAAAATATTATTGCCGAGCATTGTAGTTATGGCGCTGGGATGTGTAGGAATAGCACTGTCCGCAGGCCAAAATTATTTGCTGTATTCAATAAGCCTTTTTATCGTTCGTGTTCTGGTGGTGCCGCTACAAATGGGGGGATTCATGCTGGCTGCAAACTGGTACATCAAATACCGCGGCCGAGTTTTGGGGGTAATTACGGCAGGCAGTCCCTTGATGTCTGTTGTGGGAATACGAATGTTGACATCAATGGTAGCCGGCTATGGCCTGAATGCTTATGTTATTATAGCCGGTGCGCTGGGTGTGCTGGCGGCCCTGACTGCATTTGCCATTAAAGATACGCCGGAGGAAGTCGGGCTGTTTCCTGATGGCGCCGACCATGCGCCGCTTTCCGAATCTGAAGATGCCGGCCAGCCTATCACATTGAAACAGATTTTGACGGATGCAAGGGCATGGCAGCTTATTATATCATACGGCATTCTTCAATTTGTCATTATGGCAATGATGAGTTATATGGCTGTAAGATATATAAGTCTGAGCACGCCGCAGGATGTTCCAAACCTTTTTGTGAGCAAAGCAATGTTCTGGCTTTCCATAGGAGCCGCTTCGGGAATTCCGATGAGCTATGTTCTGGGCTGGATCGACGATAAACTCGGCTCCATAAAAGCGTCACTGGTTCTAAATATATTGTTCCTGTTTGCCGTTATTCCGCTTGCTATCATGCCTGTTGGCGGCAATACCACCCTTATGGCGATATGGGCGTTTGGTGTTGCATGCATGACAGGCGGCCTTCCGACAATGCACCCGTGTGTTACATCGTATGTTTATGGACGAAAGAATTATATGGCGGCAAACAGATGGATTATGACCATACAGGCCATTCCGATGGCGTTTGCATTGACATTTATGGGCATATTCAATCAAATGGGGAAGCTAACAACGGCTTACTATATACTTCTTGTCATGTTGGCCATTTCTTTTGTAACCATTTTAACCATGTGGAATATTCCCGATGCAAATGCTGCTGATAGGGAGTACGGGTTGCAGAGGAATTAAAAGCAGCAGATGAAAAAACAGACTAAAGATATTGGTGTTATTTAAAGACAAATCATTTTTTTCAAACGAACAAGTATTTCAATACTTGTTCGTTTGATTCGAAAGAGGGATTATATGCAGGCGCAATATAAACACGTTATGAGTCCGATTCGAGTTGGCAAGCATATGTTGAAGAACCGGATTATCGCGGCTCCGGTTACATTGCATTCAGCTTCAAACGGAGAAAACTACCCTACCGAAGCCGCTATGAACTTTTTTGTCCAGAGAGCGAAGGCAGGTGCCGGTCTTGTTGTATGTGCAGGTGTAAAGGTGCTGCCTGTGGGGGATGACGGTGAACACGTAAACTGGAACCTTTATAAGCACAATGCCATGCACAGACTGGCAGAACTGGCCGAAAGGATTCATTTTTATGGCGCAAAGGCATCCATGGAGTTAATAGGTATTTTTGAAGATGGGTATGTTGCGTCGGAAGGCGGATTGCTCATGGATGGCGTGACCCCGGGCCGTGAAATTCCCGTCAGCGAAATGATGCGCTATAAAGAAGGATATGCACATTCAGCAGAAATGCTGATGAAGTTAGGCTATGATGGAATACTGCTTCATTTTGGCCATGGCATACCAATAGCACAGTTCCTGTCACCTCTGACAAACAAAAGGACCGACCAGTATGGTGGAAGTTTTGAAAACCGGGTGCGCTATATTATTGAAATTCTCAAAGCGATCCGGGAAAGAGTCGGAGACAATATGATAATTGAGATTCGCATGTCTGCTGACGAATTCAAAGAAGGCGGCATTGATATCGCGGAGGGAATAAAAATTGCAGAAGCGCTTCAACAATATGCGGACATCATACAAGCAAGCTGCGGAATGATAACGCCGGACCTCATGTGCAGAACACATCCGTGCGATTTTCTGCCTCCCAACCCAAATGTATATCTTGCAGAAGCTTTTAAGAAGTCAGGTAAAATTACATCTTATGTAACAGCAATCGGTGGCATTGGGAGCCTGGCGGATGCCGATGAAATAATAGCCTCAGGCAAGGCCGATTTTGTTGCAATATGCAGAGCGCTTATTGCTGATCCGGAACTTATTACAAAAAGCATAGCCGGAAAAGAAGATGATGTGGTGCCCTGCATCAAATGCATGAGATGCCATGACAGCACCGTGTATGGACATTTATTGCAGTGCTCAGTCAATCCGACAATTGGCATAATGCATCATCTGGATTCCATGATCATACCGCCGCAAGAAAAGAAAAAGGTTGCTGTCATCGGCGGAGGGCCGGCAGGCATGTATGCAGCACTTACTGCCTCAAAGCGCGGGCACCAAGTTACTTTATATGAAAAAACAGGCAGCCTGGGAGGCACGTTAAAGTTTGCAACCAAAGTTAATTTCAAATATTCCCTTGCAAAATTCAGAGATTACCTGATAAGTCAGGTGGAAAAATCGCCTGTTGAAGTGAAACTAAATACGTGTGTTTCACCTGATGAACTTAAAAATCTGGGATATGACGCGGTTATTGTTGCAATTGGAGCAGAACCTTTGGTTCCGCCAATTCCGGGTATTGAACATTCTATTTTTGCAACGAACACATACGGCAATGAAGATATCCTTGGCAACAATGTAATAATAATAGGCGGCGGGCAAGTTGGATGCGAGACGGCATTGCATTTGGCCAGATTGGGTAAAACAGTCACTATACTCGAAATGCGCGATGAAATGGCCCCGGATGCTTCCAGAACCCATCGGGGAGATTTATTGGCTGAAATGAACAAAGAAAAGAATTTGATTCAAATTACCTCTGCAAAATGTATTTCCATAAATCCGGATGGCATTGTTTATGAAAAGAACAATGAAAAATTCACGTTATCTGCAGACAATGTGATTTTAGCAGCAGGCATGAAGCCGCGAACATCAGAGGCTGATGCATTTGCAGGCATTTCGGATATCTACAGGCTCGCCGGTGATTGCGTCAGGGCCAGAACTGTTGAAGCGGCTGTGAGAGAAGGTTATTTTGCAGGTATTAATGTGTAACAGCATTAAAACCATTGAAACTATTGCGGAAAGGGGTCTTATATGAAAAAAGTATATATAGTGGCTGCAAAGAGGACTGCCATCGGCAGTTTTCTCGGGAGCCTGAAGAATGAAAGCGCATCTGACCTGGGTGCTGTGGTATTGAAAAATATAATTGAAGAAACGAAGATTAATCCTGAAAAAATTGATGAAGTTATCATTGGAAATGTTTTACATGCAGGGCAGGGCCAGGGTGTTGGAAGACAGGTAGCTATCAAGGCGGGTATTCCGTTTACCGTACCGGGCTATAGTGTGAATATGGTTTGCGGCAGCGGGATGAAGGCATTAATGACAGGATATGCAAATATTAAGGCTGATATCCATAAATTGGTTGTTGCAGGCGGCGTGGAATCCATGAGCCAGGCCCCATATTTGGCACACGGGAATCTGAGAAATGGGCATAAAATGGGAGACTTCAAATTAACCGATCATATGGTTTTTGATGCACTGACAGATGTGTATGAAGGTTGCCATATGGGGATTACCGCTGAAAACATAAGGAGAAAATATAACATAACCAGAGAAGAACAGGATGAATTTGCGGCTGAATCACAGAAAAGAGCTATAGAAGCAATAAAGTTGGGGAAATTCAAAGATGAAATAGTGCCTTATGAGGTGAAAACCAAAAAGGGCAGCTTTATATTTGATACTGATGAACACCCCAGAGAAGGAACAACAGTTGAAGTTTTAGCAAGGTTAAAGCCGGCTTTTGAAGAAAACGGCACGGTTACTGCCGGAAACTCCTCGGGAATCAACGATGGGGCAGCGATGATCATGCTTGCTTCAGAAGAGATAGTGCGAGAGGAGAATCTTAATCCTATGGCTGAAGTTATTGCCGTTGGACAGGGAGGAGTAGATCCCAGCATAATGGGTCTCGGGCCAACGCCTGCCATCAGGAATGCTTTAAAGATGGCAAAACTAAAGTTGAGCGATATAGATTTATTAGAACTTAATGAAGCTTTTGCTGCTCAGGCTCTGGGTGTTATAAGGGAGCTTTCAAATGAGCATTGTGTCTCTGAGGCGTGGCTGCGGGAAAGAACCAACGTAAATGGTGGAGCAATTGCTCTTGGGCATCCGGTTGGAGTAAGTGGGGCGAGAATAATTGTAACACTTGTTCACGAGATGAAAAAGAGGGGTTCAAAGCTGGGAATTGCTTCGCTGTGCATCGGCGGAGGCATGGGAACTGCTGTAGTAATAAAAAATCTGGGGTGATGCAGGATGAAAAACAAGATAATAGATAAAGAAACATTCAGATCACTATTGAAAGATGATATGACTATCATGTTCGGCGGATTTATGACTGTAGGAACATCTGACGTATTGATTGAGGAAATATTGAAAAGCGGTATAAAGGGCATTACTGCCATCTGCAACGATGCAGGCTTTGAGGACAGGGGCCTTGGCAAGCTTGTAAAAAACGGTCAG from Biomaibacter acetigenes includes these protein-coding regions:
- a CDS encoding FAD-dependent oxidoreductase — translated: MSKINLTGKKVAIIGGGPAGMTAAYYLAKKGYETEVYERRARAGGMLSYGIPKYRLPQYIVDNEIEILKEIGGIKVYTNSNIKSVDDLKGKNYDAILIAIGATRGKRPPAYNKQWKNALDAVDFCKMACEGLTPKLGDTVTVYGGGNVGFDCARTAKKMGVGTVRIVCMEARDKMLADPEEINSALEENIEILTSRVITNIEESGDAVKSLSLSSIKSFKFTENGLELDMEENSAMTLTTDTLIFATGQQPELDDSFGIELVKSSFAKVDGMMKTNREGVFAAGDVIYGTKSVVDAIASGRQAAINIDKYLGGDGNIEETLFEREKLNPRIGTIDGFSKLARIDHFKNACDANAESIRCLQCDLRLDIQKVKYWVDAHFKSVKGVIK
- a CDS encoding FAD-dependent oxidoreductase, with amino-acid sequence MSPIRVGKHMLKNRIIAAPVTLHSASNGENYPTEAAMNFFVQRAKAGAGLVVCAGVKVLPVGDDGEHVNWNLYKHNAMHRLAELAERIHFYGAKASMELIGIFEDGYVASEGGLLMDGVTPGREIPVSEMMRYKEGYAHSAEMLMKLGYDGILLHFGHGIPIAQFLSPLTNKRTDQYGGSFENRVRYIIEILKAIRERVGDNMIIEIRMSADEFKEGGIDIAEGIKIAEALQQYADIIQASCGMITPDLMCRTHPCDFLPPNPNVYLAEAFKKSGKITSYVTAIGGIGSLADADEIIASGKADFVAICRALIADPELITKSIAGKEDDVVPCIKCMRCHDSTVYGHLLQCSVNPTIGIMHHLDSMIIPPQEKKKVAVIGGGPAGMYAALTASKRGHQVTLYEKTGSLGGTLKFATKVNFKYSLAKFRDYLISQVEKSPVEVKLNTCVSPDELKNLGYDAVIVAIGAEPLVPPIPGIEHSIFATNTYGNEDILGNNVIIIGGGQVGCETALHLARLGKTVTILEMRDEMAPDASRTHRGDLLAEMNKEKNLIQITSAKCISINPDGIVYEKNNEKFTLSADNVILAAGMKPRTSEADAFAGISDIYRLAGDCVRARTVEAAVREGYFAGINV
- a CDS encoding FAD-dependent oxidoreductase — its product is MSIKLEADVIVIGGGASGITAAVAAAEKGVGVIVLEKGSTTGGAANMGMGLFAVESKYQKAQLIDFTKEDAFNLLMNYTHWRVDARLVRRYIEQSSNTIEWLESIGVEFLGAYKYFEKSTQTWHIVKTRGSNAPAERAASNMFRALTERAEELGVKIMYNTRATKILKENGYVTGVELITADGEKVTAECNAVIVATGGFGDNPKMLNELLGYEWGKDLHSFRIPGVQGEGLKMLWEAGAARTQPTMELTYTTPGVTDIYKTISETMRQPNLMVNLDGKRFINEEIMNNTVYTGNAISLQRERMAFTIIDDSILDTYRKNGLDYVTVHHNIKTIENWDKELHNYFSGEGSDSAGLSELHSEAQKKQVNVFVADTLEELCEKTGINLENLKETIDEYNRMCSTSDEMFFKKHKYMKPLKGGKYYAARHFPAGYGSLGGVKTNDKMEVLNTSGIKIPGLYACGMDACNIYGDSYCFYMPGNTMGFAVNSGRMAGYNAVDYINSEEFM
- a CDS encoding NADH-ubiquinone oxidoreductase-F iron-sulfur binding region domain-containing protein, which codes for MTCKANSAVLPKWQESDANACVVDYCKNLMDTARKESCGKCVLCREGTWQVYEIIKDITEGNGQSEDFELLLEILEQMDKNAKCEMSRTAASICIDLMKAHEEEWDKHIRRKRCSNLVCKGTYTVYVDPQLCDGCGKCLESCPHGAIAGKAGMIHVINPNMCSKSMICMSVCPKGAIKKAGAVKPKLPSEPVPVGSFDQPSAGQEGETMMRRRRRR
- a CDS encoding 2Fe-2S iron-sulfur cluster-binding protein produces the protein MKSITLKIDGYVIEAKEGQNLLQAALDAGIYIPHLCYHPDLTPAGNCKLCAVEIEGHDGIVQACETVVEDGMVVNTKTEAVKKLRNMALELLLASHPKDCTSCNKYLNCELQALMQYMGVAHSRLREIQKENTGIAKSDNLIKREMQRCIQCGRCVRACEELRGVGVLTFNKKNGETYIYTKDDKPLKETDCRFCGACVEVCPTGAIQDVEGVFSKNVPRNMALVPCKNNCPAHTDIPMYIRLVSQGRYSDAVSVIREKLTFPHSLGYICTHACESGCKRMHLNEPIAIREIKRFAVENDEAQAWRKKVVKNKPNGKKSGYYWRRPRRNDSSILFGKKGL
- a CDS encoding MFS transporter codes for the protein MFENRKFAGYSIAFMFVGLLYNFFYSGLQNDHLNILTPFLQSNYGWDDLKITNPVTVGALVTIILYLVIGSLFVKYGVKKILLPSIVVMALGCVGIALSAGQNYLLYSISLFIVRVLVVPLQMGGFMLAANWYIKYRGRVLGVITAGSPLMSVVGIRMLTSMVAGYGLNAYVIIAGALGVLAALTAFAIKDTPEEVGLFPDGADHAPLSESEDAGQPITLKQILTDARAWQLIISYGILQFVIMAMMSYMAVRYISLSTPQDVPNLFVSKAMFWLSIGAASGIPMSYVLGWIDDKLGSIKASLVLNILFLFAVIPLAIMPVGGNTTLMAIWAFGVACMTGGLPTMHPCVTSYVYGRKNYMAANRWIMTIQAIPMAFALTFMGIFNQMGKLTTAYYILLVMLAISFVTILTMWNIPDANAADREYGLQRN
- a CDS encoding acetyl-CoA C-acetyltransferase, with amino-acid sequence MKKVYIVAAKRTAIGSFLGSLKNESASDLGAVVLKNIIEETKINPEKIDEVIIGNVLHAGQGQGVGRQVAIKAGIPFTVPGYSVNMVCGSGMKALMTGYANIKADIHKLVVAGGVESMSQAPYLAHGNLRNGHKMGDFKLTDHMVFDALTDVYEGCHMGITAENIRRKYNITREEQDEFAAESQKRAIEAIKLGKFKDEIVPYEVKTKKGSFIFDTDEHPREGTTVEVLARLKPAFEENGTVTAGNSSGINDGAAMIMLASEEIVREENLNPMAEVIAVGQGGVDPSIMGLGPTPAIRNALKMAKLKLSDIDLLELNEAFAAQALGVIRELSNEHCVSEAWLRERTNVNGGAIALGHPVGVSGARIIVTLVHEMKKRGSKLGIASLCIGGGMGTAVVIKNLG